A single genomic interval of Homo sapiens chromosome 7, GRCh38.p14 Primary Assembly harbors:
- the LOC124901645 gene encoding putative uncharacterized protein FLJ44672, producing MPLLASPGPAPACWRPLPQQWALHAHLLPRRGLLGPGSRLGAAPAGPAPASRPSRGQAHASGRPLPAWRLLLCMGSKSCTSSSRSLQAQLFLPAASAGPDCRQVGLSRDSSCLPADSAGPSRPQVSLPRPNSGLSAASPGAKVPRVRLSRSSSSCLPVASFSPAQLMPPGGLPRPRF from the coding sequence ATGCCTCTGTTGGcttctccaggcccagcccctgcctgttGGCGGCCTCTACCTCAACAGTGGGCCCTCCACGCCCACCTCTTGCCTCGCCGTGGCCTCCTCGGGCCAGGCTCCCGCCTTGGGGCGGCCCccgcaggcccagctcctgcctcacgGCCCTCCAGAGGCCAAGCTCATGCGTCAGGGCGGCCTCTCCCGGCCTGGCGTTTGCTCCTTTGCATGGGCTCCAAATCCTGTACTTCCTCCAGTCGttctctccaggcccagctcttcctcccagCAGCCTCTGCAGGACCAGACTGTCGTCAAGTAGGCCTGTCCAGGGACAGCTCCTGCCTCCCGGCAGACTCTGCAGGCCCAAGTCGTCCTCAAGTCAGCCTCCCCAGGCCCAACTCCGGCCTCTCGGCGGCCTCTCCAGGTGCAAAAGTTCCTCGAGTCCGTCTCTCCAGGTCCAGCTCCTCCTGTCTCCCAGTGGCCTctttcagcccagcccagctcatgccTCCCGGCGGCCTTCCCAGGCCCCGCTTCTGA
- the LOC124901797 gene encoding putative uncharacterized protein FLJ44672, which produces IPHNGLSRPSFSLPAASPGPEAPQVGLSRPTCSLLASSPGPALPPGCVCRPGSCLPTTSLDSVPAQLVVALVGPQLPQAKLPRPSSGLTVASPGSAPALRRRLQAPNSLRSVGFSRPSLGLPAASAGPSGPEVSLSRPSSGLPASKLFWLSSCPAPAGFYRP; this is translated from the coding sequence ATTCCTCACAACGGCCTTTCCCGGCCCAGTTTTTCCCTTCCGGCGGCCTCTCCGGGCCCAGAAGCTCCTCAAGTCGGCCTCTCCAGACCCACTTGCAGCCTCCTGGCGTCCTCTccgggcccagctcttcctcccggctGCGTCTGCAGGCCCGGCTCCTGCCTCCCAACAACCTCTTTGGACTCAGTGCCTGCCCAGCTCGTGGTGGCCTTGGTCGGCCCACAGCTTCCTCAAGCcaagctccccaggcccagctcaggcctcacggtggcctctccaggctcagctcctgccctccgACGGCGTCTCCAGGCCCCAAACAGCCTCCGGTCGGTGggcttctccaggcccagcttgggcctcccggcggcctctgcaggcccaagtGGTCCTGaagtcagcctctccaggcccagctccggcCTCCCAGCAAGCAAGCTCTTTtggctcagctcctgcccagctcccgCCGGCTTTTATAGACCCTGA
- the LOC124901650 gene encoding putative uncharacterized protein FLJ44672: protein MPLLASPGPAPACWRPLPQQWALHAHLLPRRGLLGPGSRLGAAPAGPAPASRPSGGQAHASGRPLPAWRLLLCMGSKSCTSSSRSLQAQLFLPAASAGPDCRQVGLSRDSSCLPADSAGPSRPQVSLPRPSSGLSAASPGAKVPRVRLSRSSSSCLPVASFSPAQLMPPGGLPRPRF, encoded by the coding sequence ATGCCTCTGTTGGcttctccaggcccagcccctgcctgttGGCGGCCTCTACCTCAACAGTGGGCCCTCCACGCCCACCTCTTGCCTCGCCGTGGCCTCCTCGGGCCAGGCTCCCGCCTTGGGGCGGCCCccgcaggcccagctcctgcctcacgGCCCTCTGGAGGCCAAGCTCATGCGTCAGGGCGGCCTCTCCCGGCCTGGCGTTTGCTCCTTTGCATGGGCTCCAAATCCTGCACTTCCTCCAGTCGttctctccaggcccagctcttcctcccagCAGCCTCTGCAGGACCAGACTGTCGTCAAGTAGGCCTGTCCAGGGACAGCTCCTGCCTCCCGGCAGACTCTGCAGGCCCAAGTCGTCCTCAAGTCagcctccccaggcccagctccggCCTCTCGGCGGCCTCTCCAGGTGCAAAAGTTCCTCGAGTCCGTCTCTCCAGGTCCAGCTCCTCCTGTCTCCCAGTGGCCTctttcagcccagcccagctcatgccTCCCGGCGGCCTTCCCAGGCCCCGCTTCTGA
- the LOC124901649 gene encoding putative uncharacterized protein FLJ44672, with product MPLLASPGPAPACWRPLPQQWALHAHLLPRRGLLGPGSHLGAAPAGPAPASRPSGGQAHASGRPLPAWRLLLCMGSKSCTSSSRSLQAQLFLPAASAGPDCRQVGLSRDSSCLPADSAGPSRPQVSLPRPSSGLSAASPGAKVPRVRLSRSSSSCLPVASFSPAQLMPPGGLPRPRF from the coding sequence ATGCCTCTGTTGGcttctccaggcccagcccctgcctgttGGCGGCCTCTACCTCAACAGTGGGCCCTCCACGCCCACCTCTTGCCTCGCCGTGGCCTCCTCGGGCCAGGCTCCCACCTTGGGGCGGCCCccgcaggcccagctcctgcctcacgGCCCTCCGGAGGCCAAGCTCATGCGTCAGGGCGGCCTCTCCCGGCCTGGCGTTTGCTCCTTTGCATGGGCTCCAAATCCTGCACTTCCTCCAGTCGttctctccaggcccagctcttcctcccagCAGCCTCTGCAGGACCAGACTGTCGTCAAGTAGGCCTGTCCAGGGACAGCTCCTGCCTCCCGGCAGACTCTGCAGGCCCAAGTCGTCCTCAAGTCagcctccccaggcccagctccggCCTCTCGGCGGCCTCTCCAGGTGCAAAAGTTCCTCGAGTCCGTCTCTCCAGGTCCAGCTCCTCCTGTCTCCCAGTGGCCTctttcagcccagcccagctcatgccTCCCGGCGGCCTTCCCAGGCCCCGCTTCTGA
- the LOC124901644 gene encoding putative uncharacterized protein FLJ44672, which translates to MPLLASPGPAPACWRPLPQQWALHAHLLPRRGLLGPGSRLGAAPAGPAPASRPSGGQAHVSGRPLPAWRLLLCMGSKSCTSSSRSLQAQLFLPAASAGPDCRQVGLSRDSSCLPADSAGPSRPQVSLPRPSSGLSAASPGAKVPRVRLSRSSSSCLPVASFSPAQLMPPGGLPRPRF; encoded by the coding sequence ATGCCTCTGTTGGcttctccaggcccagcccctgcctgttGGCGGCCTCTACCTCAACAGTGGGCCCTCCACGCCCACCTCTTGCCTCGCCGTGGCCTCCTCGGGCCAGGCTCCCGCCTTGGGGCAGCTCccgcaggcccagctcctgcctcacgGCCCTCCGGAGGCCAAGCTCATGTGTCAGGGCGGCCTCTCCCGGCCTGGCGTTTGCTCCTTTGCATGGGCTCCAAATCCTGCACTTCCTCCAGTCGttctctccaggcccagctcttcctcccagCAGCCTCTGCAGGACCAGACTGTCGTCAAGTAGGCCTGTCCAGGGACAGCTCCTGCCTCCCGGCAGACTCTGCAGGCCCAAGTCGTCCTCAAGTCagcctccccaggcccagctccggCCTCTCGGCGGCCTCTCCAGGTGCAAAAGTTCCTCGAGTCCGTCTCTCCAGGTCCAGCTCCTCCTGTCTCCCAGTGGCCTctttcagcccagcccagctcatgccTCCCGGCGGCCTTCCCAGGCCCCGCTTCTGA
- the LOC124901798 gene encoding putative uncharacterized protein FLJ92257: MGLIPHNGLSRPSFSLPAASPGPEAPQVGLSRPTCSLPASSPGPALPPGCVCRPDSCLPTTSLDSVPAQLVVALVGPQLPQAKLPRPSSGLTVASPGSAPALRRRLQAPNGLRSVGFSRPSLGLPAASAGPSGPEVSLSRPSSGLPASKLFWLSSCPAPAGFCRP, translated from the coding sequence ATGGGGCTCATTCCTCACAACGGCCTTTCCCGGCCCAGTTTTTCCCTTCCGGCGGCCTCTCCGGGCCCAGAAGCTCCTCAAGTCGGCCTCTCCAGACCCACTTGCAGCCTCCCGGCGTCCTCTccgggcccagctcttcctcccggctGCGTCTGCAGGCCCGACTCCTGCCTCCCAACAACGTCTTTGGACTCAGTGCCTGCCCAGCTCGTGGTGGCCTTGGTCGGCCCACAGCTTCCTCAAGCcaagctccccaggcccagctcaggcctcacggtggcctctccaggctcagctcctgccctccgACGGCGTCTCCAGGCCCCAAACGGCCTCCGGTCGGTGggcttctccaggcccagcttgggcctcccggcggcctctgcaggcccaagtGGTCCTGaagtcagcctctccaggcccagctccggcCTCCCAGCAAGCAAGCTCTTTtggctcagctcctgcccagctcccgCCGGTTTTTGTAGACCCTGA